A portion of the uncultured Draconibacterium sp. genome contains these proteins:
- a CDS encoding ArdC-like ssDNA-binding domain-containing protein, giving the protein MSKFDIYETVTNLIVERLEAGVVPWHMPWKTGSAIPRNLVSKKPYRGFNFWYLLSFGFERPYFLTFKQVQDLGGKIKKGSSSFMIVFWKMVEHEKDNEIKEIPMLRYYRVFHIDDIEGIDPDKIPENTAHDHDFDPIASCEQLIQFWSDSPVIKLDQQKACYIPSLDEVHMPGARTFFQDEEFYSTIFHELCHSTGHRKRLNRHERFSNLNFASKDYSQDYPN; this is encoded by the coding sequence ATGAGTAAATTTGATATTTATGAAACAGTAACTAACCTGATTGTAGAACGCCTGGAGGCAGGTGTAGTTCCTTGGCATATGCCATGGAAAACCGGAAGTGCCATTCCTCGTAACCTGGTATCAAAAAAGCCGTACCGCGGATTTAACTTCTGGTACTTACTGAGCTTTGGTTTTGAGCGCCCTTATTTCCTTACTTTCAAACAGGTTCAGGATCTTGGAGGTAAGATCAAAAAAGGATCTTCATCGTTTATGATTGTATTCTGGAAAATGGTGGAACACGAAAAAGATAATGAAATTAAAGAAATTCCTATGCTTCGTTATTACCGGGTATTTCACATTGATGATATAGAAGGAATCGATCCTGATAAAATTCCTGAGAATACAGCTCATGATCACGATTTTGATCCGATTGCTTCTTGTGAACAGCTTATCCAGTTTTGGTCCGATTCACCGGTGATTAAGTTGGATCAGCAGAAGGCCTGTTATATTCCTTCGTTGGATGAAGTTCATATGCCCGGAGCAAGAACCTTCTTTCAGGATGAAGAATTTTATTCCACGATTTTTCACGAATTGTGCCACTCGACAGGTCATCGTAAACGCTTAAATCGTCATGAAAGGTTTTCCAATCTGAATTTTGCGAGCAAAGATTACTCGCAAGATTATCCTAACTAA
- a CDS encoding DUF4062 domain-containing protein — protein sequence MKKLKVFISSVQSEFANERAELASYLRLDPLLGTFFEPFIFEEVPANTHSPGKVYLTEVKESDIYIGLLGTLYGFEDEMGVSPTEREYDQAKAEHIPRWIFIKDIVGADRHPKEIALIRKIEQDVSRKKFSNLDLLKKEVYNSAVLFLKQTGKIESHDFDDSLHPSADIQSLDENKVKEFVVLARNKRNFPLKDTSSVNQVLKHLRMIKNGKLVNSALLAFAPDPQLFFPSSTIKCAHFHGVQVQKPIPDYKEFGGTVFEVADEAVNFVLSKINLSTGTREKSNQVETIYEIPRAVISEAIINAVAHRDYYSKGSIQVSVFRDRIEVTNPGNLPPELNINDLKEPHSSYPHNPLLAGCMFLTGEIERYGTGTLEMFKLTEERGLRPPLIVVDEGFKVTIWRPSAEAIHDAEHDTIHDAEHDNIHDVSELFSEIVELPHRLVLVLKGEMSRTLLMEILELKNRPHFATNYLEPALKEGLIEMTLPEKSTSKNQKYRLTTKGLGLKEKLEGKIRK from the coding sequence TTGAAAAAACTAAAAGTATTTATATCAAGTGTTCAGAGTGAGTTTGCCAATGAACGGGCAGAGCTGGCAAGTTATCTAAGGCTGGATCCGTTACTTGGAACATTTTTTGAACCTTTTATTTTTGAAGAAGTTCCTGCCAATACTCATTCTCCAGGTAAGGTGTATTTGACTGAAGTAAAGGAATCGGATATTTATATCGGGTTATTGGGAACATTATATGGCTTTGAAGATGAAATGGGTGTTTCGCCAACTGAAAGAGAATATGATCAGGCAAAAGCAGAACATATTCCCAGATGGATTTTTATAAAGGACATTGTTGGAGCAGATCGCCATCCCAAAGAAATTGCCTTAATACGGAAAATTGAGCAGGATGTTTCCAGAAAGAAATTTTCCAATCTTGATTTGTTGAAAAAGGAAGTTTATAATTCAGCAGTTCTGTTTTTAAAGCAAACAGGAAAAATTGAAAGCCACGATTTTGACGATTCGTTACATCCTTCTGCTGACATCCAATCATTGGATGAAAATAAAGTAAAAGAGTTTGTCGTTCTAGCGAGAAATAAGCGAAACTTTCCCTTAAAAGATACATCATCAGTTAATCAAGTGTTGAAACATCTAAGAATGATCAAGAATGGAAAGCTCGTAAACAGTGCTTTACTTGCTTTTGCTCCTGATCCTCAGTTGTTTTTTCCATCATCAACTATTAAATGCGCTCATTTTCACGGAGTACAAGTGCAGAAACCAATTCCTGATTACAAAGAGTTTGGCGGAACTGTATTTGAGGTAGCAGATGAAGCTGTAAATTTTGTTCTTTCTAAAATAAACTTATCGACTGGTACCAGGGAAAAAAGTAATCAGGTTGAGACTATTTACGAAATTCCTCGTGCTGTTATCTCTGAAGCAATTATTAATGCAGTAGCTCACCGTGATTACTATAGCAAAGGGAGTATACAAGTTTCGGTTTTCAGGGATCGAATTGAAGTAACTAATCCTGGTAATTTGCCCCCAGAGTTGAATATTAATGATCTGAAAGAACCACATAGCTCTTATCCTCATAATCCGTTACTCGCAGGTTGTATGTTTTTGACAGGTGAAATTGAACGCTATGGTACGGGAACTCTTGAAATGTTTAAACTCACAGAAGAAAGAGGATTAAGACCACCTCTTATTGTTGTTGATGAAGGTTTTAAGGTGACGATTTGGCGACCTTCAGCTGAAGCCATACATGATGCCGAACATGATACCATACATGATGCCGAACATGACAACATACATGACGTATCCGAACTATTTTCGGAGATAGTAGAATTACCCCATCGTTTAGTATTGGTTCTAAAGGGTGAAATGAGCAGGACTCTGCTGATGGAGATACTTGAATTGAAGAACAGACCGCACTTTGCAACCAATTATCTTGAACCAGCATTAAAAGAAGGGTTAATTGAAATGACTTTGCCTGAAAAGTCAACTAGTAAAAATCAAAAATATCGATTAACCACCAAAGGATTGGGTTTGAAAGAGAAGTTGGAAGGTAAAATACGGAAATAA
- a CDS encoding ATP-binding protein, whose translation MKQLSRIVLINSATVDFYELQLDGNIHFIGTQGTGKSTLLRAILFFYNADARKLGISKEKSSFSDYYFPYADSYIVYEVSEENRNFCVWLYKKQNRLCFRFIDGPYNRELFISQQQALTEGQVIEKANQQGYKVHRPIHNFTEYRDIIYGANKGMNRFHVLQNPGYQNIPRTISNIFLNSSLDGGFIKTTIINSLSDDPFELNLDANRHHIETARNDYRDVSEYLLHEKKAQNIVTQYEKLLQMEDGKKEMAWQIGASYNLAKYKERELEDDQKVIGQKVQDQSGKIGKIEAEFLVNQRRIQDKLSLVKRDIAKANQLAKNYAAKNIQQILNEHAKKPEYETEQSQIEAQLSLLTSNLKDVESQYQTDKQRLETQCQQIILDFERSLSKEKENLQKYSADLLNTFYKKKEQITKDHNGKLDEQKEDKTIVDQKLRDIDHQIEGIQKRPFLKEEVEMQVKKQQELSHKRQALVSEKLVAGIKKENAIKEGEQESEVFGLKKNKENEVLSERKKSLEKEIEQLQSELQALSGSLLEFLDQNNPDWHQSIGKVISRDVLLKSDLKPSMKDGNSIYGLDISLDQLQPLEISKSKLEEKLDAFNNQLKEQNKLVEQHQQKAQDQKDKLQKKYNKKISELSQEITQSAFQVDKIDIDLEKCGIALEELKEKAENLKRQELIKKDEEKHTLKVEQQKILNFQEKLQQQFQKSIHELESIKRGQEKKISNQLLELDDKIKSGKKEITEKFNVQIQTLQEQRNLLLKEKGVDITEIRRLEDEQKAIKNKLSEIEKNFPTIIEYKKDSTEYIDRLDEFRQNRKTQENELEHLQQLHTNRINKEKAELKLLQNQKEELTKTIGELRRELSAFDLFSKSHLFDELQNFIEHHDKAEKWDCDQNIRKLQELALEYEKHDKLFTERITEFSGYFSEHNCLGFETSLSGRLQYRAFSENLREFVREQKIIDYKTEVTRKYAMVLMNIVNETNELLQKEEDVAKVIKRINTDFKKSNFVGVVKSIEMRLQESSDKIIQLLRKIRKFQSENNLNYGEINLFNQGGSNSNNDEAVKLLESLLSQIGQAKSKVLKLEDAFDLEFRIRENENDTNWVSRLANVGSNGTDVLVKSMIYINLLHIFKSNGSTQKIDTILHCLIDEVGILHDSNVTGLITFASERNIRLINGSPNSHNEQDYKHIYMFRKDPKSNKTGITKLISHEL comes from the coding sequence ATGAAACAATTAAGCCGCATTGTGCTGATTAATAGCGCGACTGTTGATTTTTACGAACTTCAACTGGATGGAAATATTCATTTTATTGGAACACAGGGAACAGGCAAAAGTACATTGCTCCGGGCTATTTTGTTTTTTTACAATGCTGATGCCCGCAAGCTGGGAATTTCGAAAGAGAAGTCGTCTTTTAGTGATTACTATTTTCCTTATGCCGATTCCTATATTGTTTACGAGGTGAGTGAGGAAAACCGAAACTTCTGTGTTTGGTTGTATAAAAAACAAAATCGTTTGTGTTTTCGATTCATTGATGGGCCATATAATCGTGAACTTTTTATCTCTCAGCAGCAGGCATTAACAGAAGGGCAGGTGATCGAAAAGGCCAATCAACAGGGATACAAGGTGCACCGACCAATTCATAACTTTACCGAATACCGTGACATTATTTATGGTGCGAACAAGGGAATGAACCGGTTTCATGTACTTCAAAATCCTGGCTATCAAAATATCCCCAGAACGATTTCAAACATCTTTCTGAACTCCTCGCTTGATGGAGGTTTTATCAAAACGACGATTATAAACTCGTTGAGTGATGATCCATTTGAACTGAATCTGGATGCCAACCGGCACCATATTGAGACAGCCAGAAATGATTACCGTGATGTTTCAGAGTATCTCCTACATGAGAAAAAGGCGCAGAATATAGTGACTCAGTATGAAAAGCTTCTTCAAATGGAAGATGGAAAGAAGGAGATGGCGTGGCAAATCGGTGCTTCATATAATTTGGCAAAATATAAGGAGCGTGAATTGGAAGACGATCAGAAAGTGATTGGACAAAAGGTACAAGATCAATCCGGTAAAATTGGAAAGATCGAAGCTGAATTTTTGGTGAATCAACGGCGCATCCAAGACAAACTATCCCTTGTAAAAAGGGATATTGCAAAAGCCAATCAACTGGCAAAAAACTACGCTGCAAAAAATATCCAGCAAATACTGAATGAACATGCTAAAAAGCCAGAATATGAAACAGAACAATCTCAAATAGAAGCACAACTGTCTTTGCTGACTTCAAATTTAAAAGATGTTGAGAGTCAGTATCAGACTGACAAGCAGCGGCTGGAAACACAATGTCAGCAAATCATTCTGGATTTTGAACGTTCCCTGTCCAAAGAGAAGGAAAATCTCCAAAAGTATTCAGCTGATCTGCTTAATACATTCTATAAGAAAAAGGAGCAGATTACAAAAGACCACAACGGTAAGCTGGACGAGCAAAAAGAAGATAAAACGATCGTTGACCAGAAGCTACGTGATATTGACCATCAAATTGAAGGCATTCAGAAGAGGCCTTTTTTGAAAGAAGAGGTAGAAATGCAAGTTAAGAAACAACAGGAACTTTCGCATAAAAGGCAAGCCCTCGTTTCGGAAAAATTGGTTGCAGGGATAAAGAAGGAAAACGCGATAAAGGAAGGTGAACAAGAATCCGAGGTTTTCGGTCTGAAGAAAAACAAAGAGAATGAGGTCTTGTCTGAAAGGAAGAAATCACTGGAAAAAGAGATAGAACAATTGCAATCGGAACTGCAGGCTTTATCCGGTTCACTTTTAGAGTTTTTGGACCAAAATAACCCAGACTGGCACCAATCAATTGGAAAAGTAATTTCTCGGGATGTTTTGCTAAAGAGTGATTTAAAGCCTTCAATGAAAGATGGAAATAGTATTTATGGTCTGGATATTTCCCTGGATCAACTTCAACCGCTGGAAATCTCAAAATCAAAACTGGAGGAGAAGTTGGACGCTTTCAATAACCAGTTGAAAGAACAAAACAAGCTCGTTGAACAACATCAACAGAAAGCCCAGGATCAGAAAGATAAACTTCAGAAAAAGTACAACAAGAAAATTTCAGAGCTTAGTCAGGAAATCACCCAAAGCGCCTTTCAGGTAGATAAGATTGATATTGACCTTGAAAAATGTGGAATCGCTCTGGAAGAATTAAAGGAGAAAGCTGAAAACCTGAAACGTCAGGAATTGATCAAAAAAGACGAAGAAAAGCACACGCTGAAAGTCGAACAACAGAAAATTCTGAATTTTCAAGAAAAGCTACAACAGCAGTTTCAAAAGTCCATCCATGAACTTGAATCAATCAAAAGAGGACAAGAGAAAAAGATCAGCAATCAGTTGTTGGAACTAGATGATAAAATAAAGTCAGGGAAAAAAGAGATTACAGAAAAATTCAATGTTCAGATCCAAACTCTGCAGGAACAACGAAACTTGCTTTTGAAAGAAAAAGGGGTGGATATAACCGAAATTCGGCGATTGGAGGATGAGCAAAAAGCCATAAAAAACAAATTATCAGAAATAGAGAAAAACTTCCCGACAATAATTGAGTACAAAAAAGATTCGACAGAATACATTGACCGATTAGACGAGTTCCGTCAAAATCGTAAAACTCAGGAAAATGAATTAGAGCATTTGCAGCAACTCCATACTAATAGAATAAATAAGGAGAAAGCTGAACTGAAATTATTACAAAACCAAAAAGAAGAGCTTACCAAAACAATCGGAGAACTACGGCGCGAGTTAAGCGCTTTTGATCTCTTTAGCAAGAGTCATTTGTTTGACGAACTACAAAACTTTATTGAACACCACGATAAAGCAGAGAAGTGGGACTGTGATCAAAATATTCGGAAGTTGCAGGAGTTGGCTCTTGAATATGAAAAGCATGATAAACTATTCACAGAGCGGATTACTGAGTTTTCCGGTTATTTCAGTGAACACAATTGTCTTGGATTTGAAACCAGCTTATCCGGCAGATTGCAATATCGGGCCTTTTCTGAAAATTTGAGAGAGTTTGTTCGCGAACAGAAAATTATAGATTATAAAACAGAAGTGACGCGGAAGTATGCAATGGTATTGATGAATATTGTCAATGAAACCAATGAGTTGCTGCAGAAAGAAGAAGATGTTGCAAAAGTGATAAAACGGATCAATACCGATTTTAAGAAATCGAATTTTGTTGGTGTTGTTAAAAGTATTGAAATGCGCCTTCAGGAAAGTTCCGATAAGATTATTCAACTTTTGAGGAAAATAAGGAAATTCCAATCCGAGAACAATCTAAACTACGGAGAAATCAATTTATTCAACCAGGGAGGTTCGAACAGCAATAATGATGAAGCGGTAAAATTGCTGGAAAGCTTACTTTCGCAAATAGGACAGGCGAAGTCAAAGGTTCTGAAACTGGAAGATGCTTTTGACCTGGAATTTAGGATTCGCGAAAACGAGAACGATACAAATTGGGTCAGCCGTCTGGCAAATGTAGGATCAAACGGAACTGATGTTTTGGTCAAGTCAATGATATACATCAATTTGTTGCATATCTTTAAAAGTAATGGTTCCACCCAAAAAATCGATACTATTTTACATTGTTTGATTGATGAAGTAGGAATTCTACACGATAGTAATGTGACAGGGTTAATTACCTTTGCCAGTGAACGAAACATCCGCCTGATTAACGGATCTCCAAATTCACACAATGAGCAGGATTACAAGCATATCTATATGTTTCGAAAGGATCCAAAGTCTAATAAAACAGGAATTACCAAACTGATTAGTCATGAACTCTAA
- a CDS encoding AAA family ATPase, giving the protein MIPVQLTIQGLYSYQENQTIDFTKLTAANLFGIFGTVGSGKSSILEAITFAIYGRTDRLNLSGDNRYYNMMNLKSNELLIDFVFETGKEQTAYRATVKGKRNAKNFEDVKALDRSAYEKKGKEWIPIATADLEQAIGLSYDNFKRTIIIPQGQFQEFLQLGNKDRTQMMKELFNLGKFEFYYKVTSLESKNNAQKQTLEGQLQQLGAVDPEQLKVFKSQLEQLENELKEQNAKLAEYQKSEEDLRKLQDLAKRKSEAEKAYKSLQEQEPEIKQLEQKVSRFEQCVVQFKHLVDGLKSINEKVLAREKQIKQDEVKLKLQDDELGSLNRKLEVLKPAYEKREELKQKAEELARLVQIKTLEQTILKESERLEKGTQVCNETEKKLEQLRTQKQELEGLVKVSKEKMPDLELLSSVKTWYTEKHFLEKELPGTQKELAENEKATSSLQNSVAKLLEEAGLTQLPEIEYSNILQILKDKTKKAKERQKALNEQESHIRVKEQLKAYSENLEEGAPCPLCGSVHHPDVLKTEDLNDTLLKLSAEKQASEKDLEQLSDWISRINLLNKQQEMIHQQKNSLLQKQKAQQERIEAHAKKFTWEKYRVETELEKAFQEARRIQGELKNQDDLLEKLGKDIDKKGNDFKRFQVEVDKIRTVLTVQQTELKTLEKQLLLIKAETYQEVKIEQIEAEKSKLQKEHSQLEKSFSEITQQITEKSKLRDTLFGSVQAGKKELEQEKQSLEKLKLQTKEQLEKSMYNSIDEVTAILSEQFYPDQEKQRIAHFKDQFLRAKSLLEQLQKDIGERVYDKEAHQKLNAEIASLKEQLVRKNQEQGKIAEQLKKLQKDLESQAALQKELEKLELRAENLKTMKSLFKASGFVNYISSVYLQNLCNAANDRFFQLTRQKLSLEITPDNNFQVRDFMNGGKIRSVKTLSGGQTFQAALSLALALADNIQKITESNQNFFFLDEGFGSLDKESLGVVFDTLKTLRKENRIVGVISHVEEMQQEIDVHLRIDNQEERGSQIWTSWME; this is encoded by the coding sequence ATGATACCTGTACAACTTACCATACAAGGTTTGTATTCCTACCAGGAAAATCAAACCATCGACTTTACAAAACTAACAGCCGCAAACCTGTTTGGGATCTTTGGAACTGTAGGTAGTGGAAAGTCCTCCATTTTGGAAGCCATTACCTTTGCCATTTACGGACGAACTGACCGGCTAAATCTTTCAGGTGACAATCGTTACTACAACATGATGAACCTGAAATCGAATGAACTACTCATCGATTTTGTATTTGAAACAGGCAAGGAGCAAACTGCCTATCGGGCAACGGTAAAAGGTAAACGCAACGCGAAAAACTTTGAAGATGTAAAAGCGCTGGACCGTTCGGCTTACGAGAAAAAAGGGAAAGAGTGGATTCCCATCGCAACGGCTGACCTGGAACAGGCAATTGGTTTAAGTTACGACAACTTTAAACGTACGATTATCATCCCGCAGGGACAGTTTCAGGAGTTTTTACAATTGGGAAATAAAGATCGAACTCAAATGATGAAGGAACTTTTCAACCTCGGGAAGTTCGAGTTTTATTATAAGGTAACTTCGCTCGAAAGTAAAAATAATGCACAAAAGCAGACCCTCGAAGGTCAGTTACAGCAATTAGGAGCTGTTGATCCTGAACAATTGAAAGTATTCAAATCTCAACTGGAGCAACTTGAGAATGAACTCAAAGAACAGAATGCAAAACTTGCTGAATATCAGAAGTCCGAAGAAGACCTTCGGAAACTTCAGGACCTGGCAAAACGAAAATCAGAAGCTGAAAAAGCATACAAATCGTTGCAGGAACAAGAGCCGGAAATTAAGCAGTTGGAACAAAAAGTTTCCCGTTTCGAACAGTGTGTGGTTCAGTTTAAACATTTGGTGGATGGATTAAAATCGATTAATGAAAAAGTGCTGGCCCGCGAAAAACAGATTAAGCAGGATGAGGTAAAACTGAAGTTGCAGGATGATGAACTCGGAAGCTTAAACCGAAAACTTGAGGTACTAAAGCCGGCTTATGAAAAAAGAGAAGAGTTGAAACAGAAGGCTGAGGAACTTGCCCGATTGGTTCAGATAAAAACCCTGGAACAAACTATTTTAAAAGAAAGTGAACGGTTAGAGAAAGGAACTCAGGTTTGTAACGAAACTGAAAAAAAATTGGAACAACTAAGGACTCAGAAACAGGAGTTGGAAGGACTGGTCAAAGTTTCGAAAGAGAAAATGCCCGATTTGGAACTCTTGTCAAGCGTGAAAACCTGGTACACCGAGAAACACTTTCTCGAAAAGGAACTTCCGGGAACTCAAAAGGAGTTGGCAGAAAATGAAAAAGCAACTTCAAGTCTGCAAAATTCCGTGGCCAAACTACTGGAAGAAGCTGGCCTCACACAACTACCGGAAATTGAATATTCCAATATCCTTCAAATCTTAAAGGATAAAACGAAGAAAGCAAAAGAAAGGCAGAAAGCACTGAATGAGCAGGAAAGTCATATACGTGTGAAAGAACAGTTGAAAGCTTATTCTGAAAACCTGGAAGAAGGAGCGCCATGTCCGCTTTGTGGTTCGGTACATCATCCCGATGTATTGAAAACTGAAGACCTGAATGATACGCTGTTGAAACTTTCGGCAGAAAAACAGGCAAGCGAAAAAGATCTGGAACAGCTTTCGGATTGGATAAGCCGTATAAATCTGCTCAATAAACAGCAAGAGATGATTCATCAGCAGAAAAACTCTTTGTTGCAAAAACAAAAGGCTCAGCAGGAAAGAATTGAGGCTCATGCAAAGAAATTTACCTGGGAGAAATATCGCGTGGAAACCGAACTGGAAAAGGCGTTTCAGGAAGCAAGACGTATTCAGGGCGAATTGAAAAACCAGGATGATTTACTGGAGAAGTTAGGGAAGGATATTGATAAGAAAGGGAATGATTTTAAACGGTTTCAGGTGGAAGTCGATAAGATCAGAACCGTTTTAACCGTACAGCAAACTGAACTAAAAACGCTGGAAAAGCAACTTCTGTTGATAAAAGCCGAAACTTATCAGGAAGTTAAAATTGAACAGATTGAAGCAGAAAAAAGTAAGCTGCAGAAGGAACATAGCCAGCTGGAAAAATCTTTTTCCGAAATAACTCAGCAGATAACGGAGAAAAGCAAACTGCGCGACACCTTGTTTGGTTCGGTACAGGCCGGCAAAAAGGAACTGGAGCAGGAAAAACAAAGCCTGGAGAAGCTGAAACTGCAAACAAAGGAACAGCTGGAGAAATCGATGTATAATTCCATCGATGAGGTTACGGCGATTTTGTCGGAACAGTTTTATCCGGATCAGGAAAAACAACGAATAGCGCATTTTAAAGATCAGTTTTTACGTGCGAAGTCGTTGCTGGAACAATTACAGAAAGACATCGGCGAACGTGTATATGATAAGGAAGCACATCAGAAATTGAACGCAGAGATTGCTTCGTTAAAGGAACAGCTTGTTCGGAAGAACCAGGAGCAGGGGAAAATTGCTGAACAGTTGAAAAAGCTACAAAAAGATTTGGAAAGCCAGGCTGCTCTTCAGAAAGAACTGGAAAAACTGGAGTTGCGGGCAGAGAATCTGAAAACGATGAAATCGTTGTTCAAAGCCAGTGGTTTTGTTAATTATATCTCGTCGGTTTATTTGCAAAATTTATGCAATGCTGCCAACGACCGTTTCTTTCAGCTTACGCGACAAAAGCTGAGTCTGGAAATCACTCCCGACAATAATTTCCAGGTACGCGATTTTATGAATGGAGGAAAAATCAGAAGTGTAAAAACGCTTTCCGGCGGACAGACATTTCAGGCAGCCTTGTCTCTGGCTTTAGCCTTGGCCGACAACATTCAGAAAATTACCGAATCGAATCAAAACTTTTTTTTCCTTGACGAAGGATTTGGTTCCCTGGACAAAGAATCGCTGGGAGTTGTTTTCGATACGCTAAAAACACTGCGCAAAGAAAATCGCATTGTTGGCGTGATTTCGCATGTTGAAGAAATGCAGCAGGAAATTGATGTTCACCTTCGAATAGATAATCAAGAGGAGCGTGGAAGCCAAATTTGGACAAGTTGGATGGAGTAA
- the sbcD gene encoding exonuclease subunit SbcD — translation MKILHTSDWHLGKRLDDFSRMEEQQAVLQEICEIANHEQADVVLVAGDLFDTFNPPTEAVDLLYKTLKRLTNNGRRSVIAIAGNHDSPDRIEAPDPLARECGIIFAGYPNSRVAPFELDSGLKVLHSEEGFLEVQLPETTVPLRILLTPYANEYRLKTCLGVENSEDELRKVLQEKWESMAEQYCDETGVNILVSHLFMIRKGDELPEEPEDEKPILHVGGAQAVYTENIPVNIQYAALGHLHRMHRVDNDSDPVYYCGSPLSYSFAEANQKKYVLLIDVEPGQTAKVREIELSSGKRLLRKRAEGMEDALQWLSENQDALVELTLVTKTYLNATDRKQLNKTHAGIISIIPEVTNADSTVGSQQKQIDLSRSMEELFHDYFMHEKGQEPNDEIKRLFTEILAEEE, via the coding sequence GCAGGAAATTTGTGAAATTGCAAACCATGAACAAGCAGATGTTGTTCTGGTGGCAGGCGACTTGTTTGATACGTTTAATCCGCCTACAGAAGCAGTCGATTTACTATACAAAACGCTAAAGCGCTTAACCAACAATGGTCGCCGTTCGGTAATTGCCATTGCCGGCAACCACGACTCGCCCGACCGCATTGAGGCACCTGATCCACTGGCCCGCGAGTGCGGGATAATTTTTGCCGGTTATCCAAATTCCCGTGTAGCTCCGTTTGAACTCGACTCCGGGCTAAAAGTACTGCATAGCGAAGAAGGCTTTCTGGAAGTGCAGCTTCCTGAAACTACTGTTCCGTTGCGAATACTGCTTACACCTTATGCCAACGAATACCGTCTAAAAACCTGCTTAGGAGTGGAAAACAGCGAAGACGAATTACGAAAAGTCCTTCAGGAAAAATGGGAAAGTATGGCAGAACAATATTGCGATGAAACGGGTGTAAATATCCTGGTTTCACATCTTTTTATGATCAGAAAAGGAGATGAATTGCCAGAGGAACCCGAAGATGAAAAACCTATTTTGCATGTGGGAGGAGCGCAGGCGGTTTATACCGAAAATATTCCTGTAAACATACAATATGCTGCTTTGGGGCATCTACACCGGATGCATCGTGTCGACAATGATTCCGATCCGGTTTATTACTGTGGTAGTCCGCTATCATACAGTTTTGCTGAAGCCAATCAGAAAAAGTATGTTTTGTTGATTGATGTCGAACCAGGACAGACCGCAAAAGTCAGAGAAATAGAATTAAGTAGTGGAAAGCGATTGTTACGAAAACGTGCAGAAGGTATGGAAGACGCCTTGCAATGGTTGTCCGAAAACCAGGATGCTTTAGTGGAATTAACATTGGTCACAAAAACATACCTGAATGCTACAGACCGCAAACAGTTAAATAAAACTCATGCCGGAATAATTTCAATTATTCCCGAAGTAACAAATGCTGATAGTACGGTTGGTAGCCAGCAAAAACAAATTGATTTGAGTCGCAGCATGGAGGAACTTTTTCACGATTATTTCATGCACGAAAAGGGACAGGAGCCAAATGATGAGATCAAGCGTTTATTCACGGAAATTTTAGCTGAAGAGGAATAA